CATTGAAGCTCCAAAAATTTCCAAATATGCTTATGGAAAAGATTATCATTTTGTGATAAAAGAAAAATTAAAGTTGCTCAGTGACTCCATTAAAAAAAATATCGGAGATATAAATGGACGGGCTTTTGTTGACTCAGCGCCTGTATTGGATAAAGCCTGGGCAAAAAGATCCGGCTTAGGGTGGGTCGGAAAGAACAGCAACCTGATCAACAGGCAAAACGGTTCGTTCTTTTTTATAGCGGAACTGATTATTGACCTTGAACTGGAATACGATGGAGCGATAGATGACTATTGCGGCACCTGTACAAAATGTATTGACGCGTGCCCGACAAATGCAATCGTGGAGCCATACATAGTCGACGGAAGTAAATGTATCTCCTACTTTACTATTGAACTTAAAGAAAATATTCCCGTTGAAGTAAAAGGAAAATTCGAGAACTGGGCGTTCGGATGCGACATCTGCCAGGATGTATGTCCCTGGAACCGCTTTTCGACAGCACACAACGAACCGATGTTCGCCCCAAAGAAAGAATTGATTAACATGGACGCGACTGATTGGGAAGAAATTACAGAGGAATTATTCGATAAACTATTTCATGATTCCCCCCTTCAGCGGCCAACTTATAAAGGCTTCAGGCGAAACCTCGATTTCTTAAAATGACCTGAAATATTTTTCTGGTCCTCTCCCTATTTTATCAAGTTTTGGTAACTGTTTTAAACACCTGCAGAATAATTTCACGATATTGAGTTCCAAACGTAGCCAGGCACCATACCTTCAACATCAATCGCTCTTCATGCTTTACCCATTGTACTGCTTTTTTTAATTCTTTGCGGAACAGTGAACGATCAAAGCTCACCTTTTCCAAAATCTTTTTACTTAGTTCAAACATGGTGGGGAGGATTTAGGCTTATAAATATTGTTTTGATAAAAATCAGGAAGATTAATTTAAAAAAAAATAGCATGAAAATCTAATTCGCCTTTCAATAGTTTTTAACAAAGTGTTTGTTAATACCGATGCAATATCAATGTCGTTAAGTTAAGTTCGAAGGGCTTATCTCAACAAACCATTACTCTTAACTTAACGGCATTGGATGCTATAAATAGGAATCCCCATTCCTGAATATCACATTAACGACTAATATCCTCTGTTTTAAAGAAATTTGGAACTCTATCCGACAAATTACCTGTCATTCCAACGGAAAGTGTCCTGTTCAAAACCTGCCAGGTCGAGAACACGATCGATCACAGTTGAGGCTAATTGTTCGAAATTTTTTGGGCTGCTATAAAATGAAGGGCTTGCCGGACAAATAATACCTCCTGCTTCAGTAACTGTTTTCATATTATTAATATGAATAAGGCTCAGCGGGGTGTCACGTGTAACTATAATCAGCTTACGTCTTTCCTTTAAAATAACATCGGCTGCACGTGTAGTAAGGTCATTGGAAATTCCTGAAGCTATTCGGGCAAGGGTACCCATTGAACAGGGGCAAACGATCATTATATTGTACATGGCCGAACCGGATGCAAATGGGGCTGTAAAATCAGTTTTTGAATATGTTTTAAAAGATATTTTCTCAAATGACCTATCACCTAGTTCATGCTGCCATACCTCTTTGGCATTATCACTCATCACCACACCAACAGCAGCCACCTGGCTTTTCAATAGCTCCAGCTTTTGTAAAAGAACCCTGGCATAAACAGATCCACTGGCACCAGTTATTGCGACAATAACTTTATGTTTTAACTGCGGCATTATAATTCACTTTCAATTACTTAATCTGACAATACTCTATCAGCGTAAAACTACAATACATTACTCATTAATCCAGTCTTAATTTTTATGTATTGAATAATTTTATTTTACAGAAACAATGGAAATTATAACATAATTAAAAATATATAATACGCTAGTAAATTTTGCAAATTACTGATAATCAATTTATTAAGTCTATTGATTGAAGGCCAGAGTTGGAATTGAATAAAACATGACAGAAAATTTATCCAATAATTGCTTTTCAAATAATAATAATTTATATTTGGTCATAATCTAAACTCATACCCTTATGATTAAATCTATCCGCAATTCCATACTGGTTGGCTTATTCAGCATGAGTGTTCTTGTGAATGCGCAAGATATACACTTTAGCCAATTTGATCAGGCTCCATTATTCCTGAATCCGGCTCTGACATGTTTAACTTCCGATTTCAGAATTACGCTTAATTATAAAGATCAGTGGGGAAGTATAAGTCCCGGAGCACCTTTCAGAACTTATGCCTTTACAGGTGAAATGGCTTTATTTAAAAAGCGTGGAAAAGGAGCTTACATGGGTGTGGGTCTTTCTGCATTTTCG
This DNA window, taken from Bacteroidota bacterium, encodes the following:
- a CDS encoding UbiX family flavin prenyltransferase, translating into MPQLKHKVIVAITGASGSVYARVLLQKLELLKSQVAAVGVVMSDNAKEVWQHELGDRSFEKISFKTYSKTDFTAPFASGSAMYNIMIVCPCSMGTLARIASGISNDLTTRAADVILKERRKLIIVTRDTPLSLIHINNMKTVTEAGGIICPASPSFYSSPKNFEQLASTVIDRVLDLAGFEQDTFRWNDR
- the queG gene encoding tRNA epoxyqueuosine(34) reductase QueG produces the protein MNKTHHTAFVKQEAKRLGFDYCGISKAEFLADEAPRLEQWLKKGMHGRMKYMENHFDKRLDPRLLVDGAKSVISLLLNYFPSETQDDIEAPKISKYAYGKDYHFVIKEKLKLLSDSIKKNIGDINGRAFVDSAPVLDKAWAKRSGLGWVGKNSNLINRQNGSFFFIAELIIDLELEYDGAIDDYCGTCTKCIDACPTNAIVEPYIVDGSKCISYFTIELKENIPVEVKGKFENWAFGCDICQDVCPWNRFSTAHNEPMFAPKKELINMDATDWEEITEELFDKLFHDSPLQRPTYKGFRRNLDFLK